CGCGTAAGTACTGATGAAGATGATGCGGAAGAAGCCGAGGACGGGTCTATAGATCTTAGTAGTTCTGATTTGGAATTAGTTTACGATCCTCATGAAGATGCAGGGAATCAAATCGTAGGTATACGTTTCCAAGCATTGGATATTCCTAAGGGTGCAATAATTAAAGAAGCCTATATACAATTTACGGCAGATGAAGATAAAAATGATGAAGGTTCGATGAATATCTACGCTCAATACGATAATTCTCCAGTAGCCTTTACTACAACTATCAATGATATATCATCAAGACCTAAAACCACTGCATCTGTAGTATGGACGCCTGTAGATTGGGATGTTGTTGGGGATGCAGGTGATGCTCAGAAAACGCCGGATTTAAGTACACTTGTTCAAGAAGTAATCGATAGAGATGGATGGACTTCAGGAAATAATATGGCATTTATCATCGAAGGTACTGGCCGTAGAGTTGCAGAGTCTTACAAAGGTTCAAGTACAGAAGCACCACAACTTATCATTGAGTTTAAAAACACTTATACTTTATCATTTGAGGCGACCAACGGTACTGTTACCTCTTCTGCTCCTGATCAGGAATTATTTGAGGAAGGTCAAGAAGTAACATTAACAGCCAACCCTACTTCTGGCTATGAATTTAACGGATGGTCTGGCGACATCACAAGCGATGAAAACCCTGTGACAGTACTTATGGATCAGAACAAAAACATTACTGCCAATTTCGTTGTGGAAGGTACAAGAAATGACAATGAAGAGGAAGGTAATGACGATGAAGATACCGGAAATGAAACAGAGGAAGAAGATCCATCTGATAATGATGATGAAGATGATACTTCAAATCCAGTATTAGGAGTTGACTTTGAAAAAACCAATCCATTTAAAGTGTACCCCAACCCTATTACAGATATTGTAAATCTAGAATTTAACGCAAGTTCAACTCAACAAATTAGTATCACTTTCTATGATATTTCAGGAAAGATAGTGTTAACTAAAAATGTTCGAGCAAACAGCGGAAGCAATAAAATTGAAATAAAAACATCAACATTACTTCCAGGTAAATATGCTGTTAGAATTATGGGAGAAAACCTATATAAAACAGTAAACCTTCTGAAGTAAACGTTGGAAATTCCCCTTAAACTATCATCTACTTCAAGTAAGCCAAGGCTTACTTGAAGTTTACAGAAAAAGAATAAGAAACGTATTAACAAAAAAGAAAAATGAAATCGAAATTATACTTATTACTTGCTACAAGTACATTTTGTGTTTTTATAGGTAGAGCAATTCAACATTTAGTTTGGGATGCTCCATTTAGAACTTTATTATGGGACGAAGGGCTACTAAGAGGCTTTGTCGAAAACGTATTAGGTTATAATTGGTTTGATTACGTAACTAGTCCTACTACAGACAAAATGATCAATCTTAGCATCGATCTATTTGGTGTTTTATATCTATTAGCGGCTATCTCGGTTTTCTTTTTAAACAAAGAAGGTATCCTAAAGAAAATTGGTATGAAGCTTCAGATCATTGGTGCATTAGGGTTGATGTTTTTGGCTTTCCTCTATTCAAAAGAAAAATTTATGCAGTTGGGCCAACTTTTAGAATATTCAGCTCAATTCTCTGCACCCTTTCTATTATGGTATGTGGTTACTTATAAAGAAGAAAAATTTCCAATACTGTTTGCAAAATGTGTGATCGCCCTAACATTTATCTGCCATGGTTTATATGCAGTAGGTTTCTACCCTGTACCTGGTAAGTTTGTAGACATGACAATTTCTACGTTGGGCGTTACTGAAAGCGTTGCGAAAGATTTATTACTAACTGCAGGTATTCTAGACTTTATTGTTGCCGTTGGTATTTTTATCCCAAGAATTCAAAAGCCAATGTTGGCTTACATGGTGCTTTGGGGAACGCTTACATCAATGGCTAGATTAACAGGACATTTCCACATTGATTTCTTAGGAAATACATTATTACAATGGTTACCTGCCGTAATTTATAGAGCACCACATGCTTTACTTCCATTAATCATCCTGACTCAGATTAATAATGCTAAGGATACTGCAAAAGTGGAATCGCCAAACTTCTCTAAGAAATTATT
This DNA window, taken from Flammeovirga agarivorans, encodes the following:
- a CDS encoding InlB B-repeat-containing protein; the encoded protein is RVSTDEDDAEEAEDGSIDLSSSDLELVYDPHEDAGNQIVGIRFQALDIPKGAIIKEAYIQFTADEDKNDEGSMNIYAQYDNSPVAFTTTINDISSRPKTTASVVWTPVDWDVVGDAGDAQKTPDLSTLVQEVIDRDGWTSGNNMAFIIEGTGRRVAESYKGSSTEAPQLIIEFKNTYTLSFEATNGTVTSSAPDQELFEEGQEVTLTANPTSGYEFNGWSGDITSDENPVTVLMDQNKNITANFVVEGTRNDNEEEGNDDEDTGNETEEEDPSDNDDEDDTSNPVLGVDFEKTNPFKVYPNPITDIVNLEFNASSTQQISITFYDISGKIVLTKNVRANSGSNKIEIKTSTLLPGKYAVRIMGENLYKTVNLLK